The Anolis carolinensis isolate JA03-04 chromosome 2, rAnoCar3.1.pri, whole genome shotgun sequence genome has a window encoding:
- the LOC134295880 gene encoding uncharacterized protein LOC134295880, whose translation MSQQLYLRTSQCQVLNFEPKIHKDSIPLRPIVSAIGSPTYNLAKFLATQLQTHIGLTAHYIKDSTHFIEKISNLNLSTKDILISFDVVSLFTKVPVADTLTLIKQNFPEDITALFHHCLTTSYFQWDTGFYEQKDGVAMGSPLSPVVANFYMEYFEKQALETAPKKPTVWFRYIDDTFTIWSHGEEELSKFLDHLNSIHPNIQFTMEKEKEGKLPFLDVLVIRKPNQQLGHTVYRKPTHTDRYLHKNSNHHPSQKRSTIKALTDRAQRICEPHLLQGELNHLNWALQANGYSTTDIRRAARPRTSHESQDKDPPRGKVFLPYIKGTTDRIGKLMKKHNLQTIYRPTKKIQQMLRSVKDKRDPLSSAGVYRIPCSCGQVYIGTTKRSAQTRVKEHERHCRLIQPEKSAIAEHLMNQPGHRILFENTKMLDHSNNYHVRLHREAIEIHKHVDNFNRKEETMKMNKIWLPVLKNSKIRTVNKKQYSENRGFPDMNQPRAVNDSKQRMPQRQEEDSR comes from the exons ATGTCTCAGCAG TTGTATCTGAGAACCTCACAATGCCAAGTTTTGAATTTTgaacccaaaatccacaaggactccatcccactcagacccattgtaagtgccattggatcgccgacttacaacctggcaaaatttctggctacacagctacaaacccacattgggctcactgcacattatatcaaggactctacacactttatagaaaagatcagcaacctcaatctaagcaccaaggacatcctgatcagctttgatgtggtgtccctttttaccaaagtcccagtagctgacaccctcacactaatcaaacaaaacttcccagaagacatcacagccctgtttcaccattgcctcaccactagctactttcagtgggacactggattctatgaacagaaggatggagtggccatggggagccctctcagcccagtagtagcaaatttctatatggaatactttgaaaaacaggccctagaaacagcaccaaaaaagccaactgtttggttcagatacatagatgacaccttcacaatttggagccatggagaggaagaactcagcaagttcctggaccatcttaacagcatccacccaaacatccaattcaccatggaaaaagaaaaggaaggaaaactgccatttctagatgttctggtcatccgcaaacccaatcaacaattgggccacacagtttacagaaaacctacacacacagatagataccttcataaaaattccaaccatcacccaagtcaaaaaaggagcacaatcaaagccctgacagaccgtgcacaaagaatctgcgaacctcacctcctccaaggtgaactcaaccacctaaactgggctctacaggccaatggatactcaaccacagacatcagaagagctgcaaggccaagaacaagccatgagagtcaagacaaagatccacccagaggaaaggtgttcttaccatacatcaagggaaccactgaccgcatagggaagctgatgaagaagcacaacctacaaactatctacagacccacgaagaaaatccaacaaatgctacggtcagtgaaggacaagagggatcctctctcttctgcaggagtctaccggataccatgcagctgtggacaagtctacatagggaccaccaaacgcagcgcccaaacaagagtcaaagaacatgaaaggcactgcagactaattcaaccagagaaatcagccatagcagagcatttgatgaaccagcctggacacagaatactatttgagaacacaaaaatgctggaccattctaacaactatcatgtcagactacacagagaagccattgaaatccacaagcatgtggacaacttcaacagaaaggaagaaaccatgaaaatgaacaaaatctggctaccagtattaaaaaactcaaaaatcagaacagtaaataaaaagcaatactctgaaaacagaggatttccagacatgaatcaaccaagggcagttaacgactctaaacaaaggatgccccagaggcaggaagaagacagcagataa